The Fimbriimonadaceae bacterium genome has a segment encoding these proteins:
- a CDS encoding sigma-70 family RNA polymerase sigma factor yields the protein MLSSVTMPETQTLESRADLRSDEAAWLARCRQGDERAMDSIVARHRKRIIRVAANVLRDSHEAEDVAQEAFLKAFRELHRLRDDSAFSGYLYRICVRMCMDKLRSRRADTVEFECAAEGPAENIETRVLVERLLDRLPADLRTTLVLREMEQLSYDEVAEAMGVPVGTVRSRLHTARERFRVLWCQATRGGR from the coding sequence ATGCTGTCGAGCGTGACCATGCCCGAGACGCAGACGCTGGAAAGCCGAGCAGACCTTCGGTCCGACGAGGCCGCGTGGTTGGCCCGGTGCCGTCAGGGCGATGAGCGGGCCATGGACTCGATCGTCGCCCGCCATCGGAAGCGCATCATCCGTGTCGCTGCCAACGTGTTGCGCGACTCGCACGAGGCCGAGGACGTCGCCCAAGAAGCCTTCCTCAAGGCCTTTCGCGAACTCCACCGGCTGCGCGACGACAGCGCCTTCAGTGGCTATCTGTACCGGATTTGCGTACGGATGTGCATGGACAAGCTCCGCAGCCGGAGGGCGGACACGGTCGAGTTTGAATGTGCCGCTGAGGGACCCGCCGAGAACATCGAGACCCGGGTCCTTGTCGAGCGTCTCCTCGACCGGCTCCCGGCCGACCTCCGCACGACCCTTGTCTTGCGCGAGATGGAGCAGCTGAGTTACGACGAGGTCGCCGAGGCCATGGGGGTTCCGGTCGGCACAGTGCGGTCTCGCCTCCACACCGCCCGAGAACGGTTCCGGGTCTTGTGGTGCCAGGCGACCAGGGGGGGGCGTTGA
- a CDS encoding glycogen debranching enzyme family protein has product MAYRVSFEVCRDFPRSSSLEWMLANGRGGFSMGTVSGANTRRYHGHLVAAVSPPAQRMVLLDNIEAYVTHRGESVGISTNQYVGAVHPLGYQKLASFEAGASVRWEWDLDGQRFRKTLVSHPGVDACTVVYENLGPETVQLTLRPLVCHKFYHDNFRVADFYPEFMVFPDERTVLSHQGVVLSLEHPGAERTPTTGWYYRFEHIREHERGLDGIDDLFCPCELRYVLPVGEKAVLVAATEEGVAPLEPLCVPDSPRTVREQLEDSAHLFTVRTADRSSVIAGYPWFTDWGRDTMIALPGLCLTTGRFEEARNILASYASQMRQGLVPNRFVEMGETPEYNTVDATLWFANAIYLTLSAEWDDGFAAQASAWLREILAWHQKGTRYGIAVDPADGLVTQGEPGVQLTWMDAKVKDWVVTPRHGKPVEINGLWINFLRGSAWVMSRLGQDAAPFEDAASLAEANFEAKFWHEGRGHYLDTVDPADASLRPNQVIAMALPFSPCSREKAAAALKICREQLLVPMGLRTLGPGEPGYVARYEGPMAQRDAAYHQGTAWPWLLGSYATATIKWTGDREHAQAALAQVAGMLEEYGLGGVAEVYDGDAPHRPGGCPWQAWSTAEILRAAAQDDLWP; this is encoded by the coding sequence ATGGCGTACCGTGTCTCGTTCGAGGTGTGCCGCGATTTTCCGCGGTCCTCGAGCCTTGAGTGGATGCTCGCCAACGGCCGCGGCGGCTTCTCCATGGGGACGGTCTCCGGGGCGAACACGCGCCGCTACCACGGCCACCTTGTCGCCGCGGTCAGCCCCCCGGCCCAGCGGATGGTCTTGCTGGACAACATCGAGGCCTATGTCACCCACCGGGGCGAGTCCGTGGGCATCTCGACCAACCAATATGTGGGGGCGGTCCACCCCTTGGGCTACCAAAAGCTCGCGTCATTCGAAGCCGGCGCGTCTGTACGCTGGGAATGGGACTTGGACGGCCAACGCTTCCGCAAGACATTGGTCAGCCACCCCGGCGTGGACGCCTGCACCGTCGTCTACGAGAACCTCGGCCCCGAGACCGTCCAGCTGACCCTTCGCCCGCTTGTCTGCCACAAGTTCTATCACGACAACTTCCGTGTCGCAGACTTCTACCCCGAGTTCATGGTCTTTCCTGACGAGCGGACGGTCCTCTCCCACCAGGGAGTCGTCCTCAGCCTGGAACACCCGGGCGCAGAACGCACCCCGACCACGGGCTGGTACTACCGCTTTGAGCACATCCGGGAGCACGAGCGGGGACTCGACGGTATCGACGACTTGTTCTGCCCCTGCGAGCTCCGCTATGTCCTGCCCGTCGGAGAAAAGGCGGTCCTTGTCGCCGCGACCGAAGAAGGAGTCGCGCCACTTGAGCCCCTATGCGTCCCAGATAGCCCACGTACCGTCAGGGAGCAGTTGGAAGACTCAGCACACCTCTTCACGGTCCGGACGGCAGACCGGTCGAGCGTGATCGCGGGTTACCCATGGTTCACCGACTGGGGCCGTGACACGATGATCGCCCTCCCCGGACTCTGCTTGACCACAGGCCGATTTGAAGAGGCGCGCAACATCCTTGCCAGCTATGCCAGCCAGATGCGCCAAGGGCTCGTCCCGAACCGGTTCGTCGAGATGGGTGAGACGCCGGAATACAACACCGTCGACGCGACTTTGTGGTTCGCAAACGCGATCTATTTGACTTTGTCGGCGGAGTGGGACGACGGGTTCGCCGCCCAGGCTTCGGCATGGCTCCGAGAGATCCTTGCCTGGCACCAGAAGGGCACGAGGTACGGAATCGCCGTCGACCCCGCCGACGGGTTGGTCACCCAGGGTGAACCGGGAGTGCAACTGACCTGGATGGACGCGAAGGTCAAAGACTGGGTGGTGACGCCACGCCACGGTAAGCCCGTCGAGATCAACGGCCTGTGGATCAACTTTCTCCGCGGGTCTGCTTGGGTCATGTCACGCTTGGGCCAAGACGCGGCTCCCTTCGAGGACGCGGCAAGCCTTGCCGAAGCTAACTTCGAAGCCAAGTTTTGGCACGAGGGCCGCGGTCACTACCTCGACACCGTCGACCCGGCCGACGCTAGCTTGAGGCCCAACCAGGTGATAGCGATGGCGTTGCCGTTCTCACCGTGCTCGCGCGAGAAAGCGGCGGCCGCGCTCAAAATCTGCCGGGAGCAACTCCTGGTGCCCATGGGTCTGCGCACCCTTGGACCCGGTGAACCGGGATACGTGGCCCGCTATGAAGGGCCAATGGCCCAGCGTGACGCCGCTTACCACCAGGGCACGGCTTGGCCGTGGTTGCTGGGAAGCTACGCCACCGCGACGATCAAGTGGACCGGCGACCGGGAGCACGCTCAAGCCGCATTGGCCCAGGTCGCGGGCATGCTGGAGGAATACGGCCTAGGCGGCGTCGCCGAGGTCTACGACGGGGACGCCCCGCACCGCCCTGGTGGATGCCCTTGGCAGGCCTGGAGCACGGCGGAAATCCTGCGGGCGGCGGCCCAAGACGACCTTTGGCCATGA